From one Aeropyrum camini SY1 = JCM 12091 genomic stretch:
- a CDS encoding ABC transporter permease translates to MSRIPVAIGLGDLGLTLAAVALGLAAGAIILALGGADPLSGVADILLSFIYYQEIFLVRSSILVMTALAFAIPLRMGFFNIGAEGQLYAGAAAALVAALTLPHTPLPALLAAAAAGGLMGLFAGLLRVKLNINEVLTTIMLNWIAFWSLRYVVVEYLADPIYSHLTLEVPPEARIPWIPSELLPAPLGEHLRSGFPTIVFLSLATALAAWAIIYRTVPGLRYRFAGANEYAAASRGVTVERVKLASMAAAGVLAGLGGALLILGHSYRIDSTLSGLFGYGFEGIGVALIGRNNPLGIVVASLFVGDLASGSERIQVTARIPAELADVVNGAIIFTVAALSGLRYTGIPRRLRSIAGRRG, encoded by the coding sequence GTGTCTAGAATACCGGTAGCTATAGGCCTGGGAGACCTCGGCCTGACCCTAGCGGCAGTCGCCCTGGGCTTGGCAGCGGGAGCTATCATCCTCGCCCTCGGGGGGGCTGATCCTCTGAGTGGTGTGGCAGACATTCTCCTGAGCTTCATCTACTACCAGGAGATATTTCTGGTGAGGTCCTCTATTCTGGTTATGACTGCCCTCGCGTTTGCGATCCCATTGAGGATGGGTTTCTTCAACATAGGGGCGGAGGGGCAGCTTTATGCGGGGGCGGCGGCCGCCCTAGTCGCAGCCCTCACACTCCCCCACACCCCTCTCCCCGCATTATTGGCCGCAGCGGCTGCGGGGGGTCTCATGGGGCTGTTCGCTGGGCTCCTCAGGGTGAAGCTGAACATTAACGAGGTCCTCACCACCATAATGCTCAACTGGATAGCATTCTGGAGCCTCAGGTATGTTGTTGTCGAGTATCTCGCGGACCCCATATACTCTCACCTGACCCTCGAGGTGCCTCCGGAGGCCAGGATTCCCTGGATACCAAGTGAACTCCTCCCGGCCCCCCTCGGAGAACATCTAAGGTCAGGGTTCCCCACGATAGTCTTTCTCTCGCTTGCCACAGCGCTAGCCGCCTGGGCAATCATTTATAGGACGGTGCCCGGTCTCAGATATAGGTTCGCGGGTGCAAACGAGTATGCAGCGGCCAGCAGGGGCGTGACCGTCGAGAGAGTCAAGCTCGCCTCCATGGCTGCCGCGGGAGTCCTGGCGGGCTTGGGAGGCGCCCTCCTAATATTGGGACATAGTTATAGGATAGATTCGACCCTCTCAGGCCTCTTCGGCTACGGCTTCGAGGGCATCGGGGTAGCCCTAATCGGCAGGAATAACCCTCTAGGCATAGTAGTGGCTAGCCTATTCGTGGGAGACCTGGCATCCGGGAGCGAGAGGATACAGGTCACGGCCCGGATCCCAGCTGAGCTGGCGGACGTTGTCAACGGCGCGATTATATTCACCGTGGCAGCCCTCTCGGGCCTAAGATACACAGGCATACCGCGAAGGCTCCGCTCTATAGCTGGAAGGCGGGGGTGA
- a CDS encoding MBL fold metallo-hydrolase: MPFRVEAWIPIGDLGSVNVYAFTEGPTTVLVDSGMFSGKSVYTLLKGLRRFGVDPRSLERVVVTHYHVDHLTGAAILCEALGAELMLARGDLELLLHVGVEQYFRGALELLALAGTPRTVLEEIARSSPAVRVAEAYGAVAELSPKPLGEGDRIGMPGHGYYLVMETPGHTPGHIVLVSHGRRKVLLGDTVLPGITPHVSLHSLDSDPLGDYLSSLSRIAREMDGYQGLPGHGDPIKDVATRTRELIAHHVDRLGEIVNILGKIGKATAFEVAQRVRWRGAENWGSLPPLGKYLALGETLSHLRRLEVLGVVERLEAGGRLQWRLAVNSLDTSRIVRRLGVEALK; this comes from the coding sequence ATGCCGTTTAGGGTTGAGGCTTGGATTCCCATAGGGGATCTCGGTAGCGTCAATGTCTACGCCTTCACAGAGGGGCCGACAACGGTACTGGTGGACTCAGGCATGTTCTCGGGGAAGAGCGTATACACGCTATTAAAGGGGCTTAGGAGGTTTGGCGTAGACCCCCGCTCGCTGGAAAGGGTTGTAGTCACCCACTACCATGTAGACCATCTAACGGGGGCTGCTATTCTGTGTGAGGCTCTGGGGGCTGAGCTTATGCTAGCAAGGGGCGATTTGGAACTCCTTCTACACGTTGGGGTGGAACAGTATTTCCGAGGGGCCCTGGAGTTGCTCGCCCTAGCCGGGACTCCCAGGACGGTTCTCGAGGAGATAGCGAGGTCCTCCCCGGCCGTCAGGGTGGCCGAGGCTTATGGTGCTGTGGCGGAGCTGAGTCCCAAGCCTCTGGGAGAGGGCGATAGGATTGGGATGCCGGGGCACGGGTATTACCTCGTGATGGAGACTCCCGGCCACACGCCTGGCCACATAGTACTGGTCTCCCATGGTAGGAGGAAGGTCCTATTGGGCGATACCGTGCTCCCAGGCATAACGCCGCACGTGTCACTGCACAGCCTGGACTCCGACCCCCTGGGAGACTATCTATCTAGCCTTAGCAGGATAGCCAGGGAGATGGATGGTTACCAGGGGCTCCCGGGCCACGGAGACCCAATAAAAGATGTGGCTACAAGGACCAGAGAGCTTATAGCCCACCACGTGGATAGGCTAGGGGAGATAGTTAACATACTAGGCAAGATAGGTAAAGCAACGGCCTTCGAGGTTGCACAAAGGGTCAGATGGAGGGGGGCTGAGAACTGGGGCAGCCTCCCACCTTTGGGCAAGTATCTCGCCCTCGGCGAGACCCTATCACACCTGAGGAGGCTAGAGGTCCTGGGGGTTGTTGAGAGACTTGAGGCTGGAGGGAGGCTGCAGTGGAGGCTCGCCGTTAATTCCCTTGATACCTCCAGAATAGTGAGGAGACTAGGGGTAGAGGCCTTAAAGTGA
- a CDS encoding PQQ-dependent sugar dehydrogenase encodes MGGISRRRFLKLLAIAGAVASLGTLAYVLSPPRRQLPEAGSEEGVAEKTGGESLEPIAVVEVVAEDLEVPWSIAPLGDGSFFVSERPGRLVYVDARGSKKLAYTASVASVGEAGFLGIALHPEFPSKPYLYGYLSYFRGSDVYNRVVRLRVDRHSMKIIASEAIVDGIPGGIIHNGGRIRFGPDGALYITTGDAARPRLAQDLGSLEGKILRVDEDGGLPPDNPFPGSPVYSYGHRNPQGLDWHPSKGFLVATEHGPTGRDEVNVVAPGGNYGWPDTVGKAGAEGFIDPIVESGRETWAPSGASFVRGGQFRGLEGDLLIACLRGQMILRVKILSSSEGVVAEKAFEGRFGRLRDIVFDRDGSILVATSNKDGRGTPRGRDDKVLRLSRVE; translated from the coding sequence ATGGGGGGCATAAGTCGGAGGAGATTCCTCAAGCTATTGGCCATAGCAGGAGCCGTGGCTTCGCTTGGAACACTAGCGTACGTGCTTTCACCACCGAGACGCCAGCTCCCGGAGGCTGGGAGTGAGGAAGGTGTTGCTGAAAAGACGGGGGGAGAGTCGCTGGAGCCAATTGCTGTAGTTGAGGTTGTTGCTGAGGACTTAGAGGTACCATGGTCAATAGCTCCTCTAGGGGATGGGAGTTTCTTTGTGAGCGAGAGGCCTGGGAGGCTTGTATACGTGGATGCTAGGGGCTCTAAGAAGCTGGCTTACACCGCCAGCGTTGCTAGCGTGGGGGAAGCGGGTTTCCTGGGTATAGCTCTCCACCCAGAGTTCCCCTCAAAACCCTACCTATACGGATACCTCAGCTACTTCAGGGGTAGTGATGTATACAACAGGGTTGTTAGATTAAGGGTTGACAGACACAGCATGAAGATTATAGCGTCAGAGGCCATTGTAGACGGGATACCAGGGGGTATTATCCACAATGGGGGGAGGATAAGATTCGGCCCCGACGGAGCCCTCTACATAACGACGGGGGATGCCGCCAGGCCAAGACTAGCCCAGGACCTGGGTAGCCTTGAAGGCAAGATATTGAGAGTTGACGAGGACGGCGGCCTGCCTCCCGACAACCCCTTCCCGGGATCTCCAGTGTACAGCTATGGCCACAGGAACCCCCAAGGTCTCGACTGGCATCCCTCCAAGGGCTTCCTAGTGGCCACCGAGCACGGCCCCACAGGTAGGGATGAGGTCAACGTTGTAGCCCCCGGGGGCAACTATGGATGGCCCGACACGGTGGGCAAAGCCGGTGCGGAGGGGTTCATAGACCCCATTGTCGAGAGCGGTAGAGAGACCTGGGCACCTTCTGGAGCCTCTTTCGTTAGAGGCGGCCAGTTTAGGGGGCTTGAGGGTGACCTTCTGATAGCTTGTCTGAGGGGCCAGATGATTCTTAGAGTCAAAATACTGAGTTCATCTGAGGGTGTAGTGGCCGAGAAGGCCTTTGAAGGGAGATTTGGGAGGCTTAGGGATATCGTGTTCGACCGGGACGGCTCCATACTGGTGGCCACAAGCAACAAGGATGGAAGGGGGACTCCGCGAGGGAGAGACGACAAGGTTCTGAGACTCAGCAGGGTCGAATAG
- a CDS encoding ABC transporter permease, translating to MEAVLGDFTSLALLAASAMVPITLASIGEIASERAGIVNIGLEGIMLASAWAAVAVYIMTGWGPLAGYLLGALLGLSIGVLHGVVSVYLKGDQIVTGVGLNIFSAGATVVGTYMLWGTFSNSPPVEPMPGFVIAGVRISPMVPISLAAGAAVWLFLYRTTTGLRLRSCGEDPRSAEAMGVNVALYQIAAAGFAGLMAGLAGAYLSIDYQGVFAKNMTAGRGFIALANVAFSGWNPLVALLGSYVFGFSEALAIYLNIVLEATAASNLVNTIPYIATLAAVTLIAFRKPRMPAWLGRPYIKE from the coding sequence GTGGAGGCTGTTCTGGGGGACTTCACTAGTCTGGCCCTGCTCGCGGCATCAGCAATGGTCCCTATAACGCTAGCTTCTATAGGTGAGATAGCCTCTGAGAGGGCCGGGATTGTGAACATAGGGCTTGAGGGCATAATGCTTGCGTCAGCCTGGGCTGCTGTGGCTGTCTACATAATGACGGGCTGGGGCCCTCTGGCAGGCTACCTGTTAGGAGCACTTTTAGGGCTTTCTATAGGCGTTCTCCACGGCGTTGTGAGCGTATATCTGAAGGGCGACCAGATAGTTACGGGTGTAGGGTTGAACATCTTCTCGGCGGGAGCCACGGTAGTTGGGACCTACATGCTGTGGGGCACCTTCTCAAACAGCCCCCCTGTAGAGCCCATGCCAGGCTTCGTGATAGCGGGTGTAAGGATAAGCCCCATGGTGCCTATATCCCTCGCCGCCGGGGCTGCCGTCTGGCTCTTCCTATACAGGACCACAACTGGGCTAAGGCTGAGGTCCTGTGGCGAGGATCCTAGGAGCGCGGAGGCTATGGGTGTTAACGTTGCCCTCTACCAGATTGCCGCTGCAGGGTTCGCGGGCCTCATGGCGGGATTAGCTGGGGCGTACCTCAGCATAGACTACCAGGGGGTATTCGCCAAGAACATGACGGCTGGTCGCGGGTTTATAGCCCTCGCCAACGTAGCCTTCAGCGGCTGGAACCCCCTGGTGGCCCTGTTGGGCAGCTACGTGTTCGGCTTTTCAGAGGCGCTCGCGATATATCTCAACATAGTCTTGGAGGCAACGGCTGCGAGCAACCTGGTAAACACTATACCTTACATAGCAACACTGGCTGCAGTCACCCTAATAGCCTTCAGGAAGCCAAGGATGCCCGCCTGGCTAGGCCGCCCCTACATCAAAGAATAG